A genomic stretch from Cellulomonas sp. KRMCY2 includes:
- the msrA gene encoding peptide-methionine (S)-S-oxide reductase MsrA produces MVTPERALPGRVGYAYPVPATHAVLGTPLAGPWPEGTAVIHLALGCFWGAEKELWQLPGVVTTAAGYQGGFTPFPTYEETCTGLTGHTETVLVAYDPAVLSHTELLRTFWTLHDPTQGFRQGNDRGTQYRSAIFTTTPEQAEAAEATRDLYSPELRRNGYGDITTEIRPVDQAGPFYYAEDHHQQYLHKVPNGYCPVHSTGVACPLP; encoded by the coding sequence ATGGTCACACCCGAACGAGCCCTGCCGGGTCGGGTCGGGTACGCCTACCCGGTCCCCGCGACGCACGCCGTGCTGGGGACCCCGCTCGCCGGGCCATGGCCTGAGGGCACGGCGGTGATCCACCTCGCGCTCGGCTGCTTCTGGGGTGCGGAGAAGGAGCTGTGGCAGCTGCCGGGCGTCGTGACGACAGCGGCCGGCTACCAGGGCGGGTTCACGCCGTTCCCGACCTATGAGGAGACCTGCACGGGGTTGACCGGGCACACCGAGACGGTCCTGGTCGCCTACGACCCGGCGGTCCTGAGCCACACCGAGCTGCTGCGCACCTTCTGGACCCTGCACGACCCGACGCAGGGATTCCGGCAGGGCAACGACCGCGGCACCCAGTACCGATCGGCGATCTTCACGACGACGCCGGAGCAGGCCGAGGCCGCGGAGGCGACGCGCGACCTGTACTCGCCGGAGCTGCGCCGCAACGGCTACGGCGACATCACGACCGAGATCCGCCCGGTGGACCAGGCCGGACCGTTCTACTACGCGGAGGACCACCACCAGCAGTACCTGCACAAGGTGCCGAACGGGTACTGCCCGGTGCACTCGACCGGCGTGGCCTGCCCCCTGCCCTGA
- a CDS encoding ABC transporter ATP-binding protein codes for MIEATGLTKRYGKKTAVDGITFSVQPGKVTGFLGPNGAGKSTTMRLVVGLDRPTAGTVTVNGRHYAEHRAPLQEVGTLLDAKAVHTGRTAYSHLLAMAATHGIGKARVQEVIEMTGLESVARKRVGGFSLGMGQRLGIASALLGDPQTLILDEPVNGLDPEGVLWVRNLVRYLAGQGRTIFLSSHLMSEMALTADHIIVVGRGKVIADAPVGDIVARAAGTTVRVRSPRVGALEQLMRGPGVTVTSVEQGLLEITGSTATLIGEAASAAGIVLHELTPVTGSLEDAYMQLTAEEVEYHSTPLNGGPTDHGTNPTTGAPALQTEGALR; via the coding sequence ATGATCGAGGCCACGGGCCTGACGAAGCGGTACGGGAAGAAGACAGCGGTCGACGGCATCACCTTCTCGGTCCAGCCGGGCAAGGTCACCGGCTTCCTCGGCCCCAACGGGGCCGGCAAGTCGACCACGATGCGTCTGGTCGTCGGGCTCGACCGCCCGACGGCCGGCACCGTGACGGTCAACGGCCGCCACTACGCCGAGCACCGGGCCCCGCTGCAGGAGGTCGGCACCCTGCTCGACGCCAAGGCGGTGCACACCGGCCGGACCGCCTACAGCCACCTGCTGGCGATGGCCGCGACGCACGGCATCGGCAAGGCGCGCGTGCAGGAGGTCATCGAGATGACCGGGCTGGAGTCGGTGGCACGCAAGCGGGTCGGCGGCTTCTCCCTCGGCATGGGCCAGCGGCTCGGCATCGCGTCGGCCCTGCTCGGTGACCCGCAGACGCTCATCCTCGACGAGCCGGTCAACGGCCTCGACCCCGAGGGGGTGCTCTGGGTGCGCAACCTGGTCCGCTACCTGGCCGGCCAGGGCCGCACGATCTTCCTGTCCTCGCACCTGATGAGCGAGATGGCACTGACCGCCGACCACATCATCGTCGTCGGTCGCGGCAAGGTGATCGCGGACGCCCCGGTCGGCGACATCGTCGCCCGCGCCGCGGGGACCACCGTCCGGGTGCGCTCGCCGCGGGTCGGCGCCCTCGAGCAGCTGATGCGCGGACCGGGCGTGACAGTCACGTCGGTCGAGCAGGGCCTGCTGGAGATCACCGGCAGCACGGCCACCCTGATCGGCGAGGCGGCGTCCGCTGCGGGCATCGTCCTGCACGAGCTCACCCCCGTCACCGGCTCCCTCGAGGACGCCTACATGCAGCTGACGGCGGAGGAGGTCG